GCGTAAAGCTAAAGATCCCAGTGCTTATCGATCCAAAGGGTAGCGACTACTCAAAGTATAAAAACGCGACCCTTCTAACGCCAAATAAAAAAGAGGCGAGCGAGGCTACAAATTTAAAGATAAAAGACAAAGTTGAGCTTGAAAAGGCGATAAGAAAGCTAAAAGACGAGCTAAATTTGACCTATTCGATCATCACGATCTCAGAAGAGGGCATCGCGCTATATGATGACAAGCTACACATTTTTGCTGCTAAAGCAAAAGAGGTCTTTGATGTCACTGGCGCTGGAGATACGGTGCTTGCTACACTTGGCTACATGCTAGCAAATGGGGCTGACATAAAAGAGGCGATAAAGATAGCAAACCTTGCAGCAGCCGTCGTCGTGGCAAAGATAGGCAGCGCAACAGCTAGTTTTAGCGAGATCGAGCAGCTGCTAAATAGCTCATTTGGGGCAAATTTCGAGCACAAGCTTAAAAGCGTTGAGGAGCTAGAAGAAATTTTGAGCCAAAAGGGTAAGAAAAAGGTCGTTTTCACAAATGGCTGCTTTGATATCTTGCACGCTGGGCACGTAAAATACCTAGCCCGTGCAAGAGAGCTTGGCGATCTTTTGGTTGTCGGGCTAAATTCTGACGCTTCAGTTAAGAGGCTAAAAGGTGAGGCAAGACCTATAAACTCACAAGATGATAGAGCCTGCGTGCTAAGTGGGCTTGGGTTTGTCGATTATGTCGTGATATTTGACGAGGATACGCCATTAAATTTGATAACAAAGATAAAGCCTGACGTGCTTGTAAAAGGGGCTGATTATAAAGACAAAGAGGTCGTTGGCAGCGAGATCGTAAAAGAGGTCAGGCTAATTGACTTTGTCGAGGGCAAAAGCACAACAGGGATAATAAAAAGGATAAAAGATGCTAAAAACAATGATAAAAAATGAGCTCGAGACTCACCAAAAGACCTTTAGCGAGCATGTAAATTTACTTGATAGCCTAGAGCGCGCTTGCCAGATGGTAGCTGATACGCTAAAAAATGGCAAAAAGGTGCTAATATGCGGCAACGGTGGCTCTGCGGCGGATGCTCAGCACTTTGCAGCCGAGCTAACTGGCAGATATAAAAGCGAGCGCCAGCCACTACCTGGTATCGCGCTAACCACTGATACTTCGGCACTTACGGCCATTGGCAATGACTACGGCTTTGACTATGTCTTTTCACGTCAGTTTGAGGCCTTAGCGCAGTCTGGTGACTTGCTCGTGGCGATCTCAACAAGTGGCAATAGCAAAAACGTCCTTGAAGCTATAAAAAGTGCCAAGAAAATGGGCGCATCAGTGCTTGGACTTAGCGGCAAAGGCGGCGGTGCGATGAATGAAGGGTGTGATCTAAATTTAGTCGTTAGCTCAAACGATACAGCAAGAATTCAAGAGTCGCATATCTTTTTTATCCACACGATATGTCAAGCCGTAGATGAGGCTTTTAGGAGCTAAAATGCAAGAAGCGATGGATAAATTTTTAAATGATCCCAGCCAGCAAAATGAGATAAATTTGATATCGGCTTTAAAAAAGGCTACTTTTTTTGCTCCGGTGCTTTTAAACCAAGCGCTGGCAAAGCCTGATGGTGGCGTAGTTTATGAGGAAGAGGGCTCAAATATCAAATTTATCCTGCTTGAAGATGAGAACGAGAAGCGTAGCTATTTTCCGGCATTTACAAGCAAAGAGGCGATGAAACTTTGGCGAAACGACAGCGAACAAGAAAGCATTGAGATAGGGCTAAAAGAGTATCTTGCGATGCTAAAAGAGAGCAGTTATGCTGGTGTCGTGGTGGATGCTTTTAGTTATGATTTTATTCTTAAAAAAGAGCAGATAGCAAGAATTTTAGACTAAAATTTTCATCGCACTATTGCCAAAGTCGCTGATTTGCTATTTAGCAAGTTTTTATTAATTTTAAGCTAAAATCAGCCAAGCTAAATTTAAGGAAAAAAATGAAAGATAATCTACTTGAATTAACCCAAGATATCGCATCAGTTGATATCGAAGAGTCTATAAAAACTAGCTATCTTGACTACTCCATGAGTGTCATTGTGGGACGTGCTTTGCCTGATGCTAGAGACGGACTAAAGCCAGTTCACAGAAGAATTTTATATGCTATGGACAATCTTGGCGTTGGTAGCAGAAGTGCCTACATGAAGTCAGCTCGTATCGTTGGTGAAGTCATCGGTAAGTACCATCCACACGGTGACACAGCAGTTTATGACGCACTCGTTCGTATGGCTCAGAAATTTTCTATGCGTTATCCGGTCGTTGACGGACAAGGAAACTTCGGCTCTATTGACGGTGACAGCGCAGCTGCGATGCGTTATACTGAAGCTAGAATGACAATGCTTACTGAAGAGCTTTTAAAAGATATCGACAAAGACACGGTTGATTTTGTGCCAAACTACGATGATAGAGAGGTTGAACCAGATGTACTTCCAAGCCGTGTGCCAAATTTATTATTAAACGGCTCAAGCGGTATCGCGGTTGGTATGGCGACAAATATCCCACCACACAGCCTTGATGAGCTAATAGACAGTCTTTTGCTACTTCTTGAAAACAAAGAGGCAACACTTGAAGAGGTGATGGAATTTATAAAAGGCCCAGACTTCCCAACTGGCGGTATCATCTTTGGTAAAAAGGGCATCATAGAGGCCTACCGCACAGGTCGTGGCAGAGTCAAACTAAGGGCAAAAACTCACATAGAGAAAAAGCCAAACAAAGATGTCATCGTCATTGATGAGCTACCATATCAAACAAACAAAGCTAGGCTCATTGAGCAGATCGCCGAGCTTGTAAAAGATAAGCAGATAGATGGCATCAGCGAGGTTAGAGATGAGTCTGACAAAGATGGCATCCGCGTCGTAATCGAGCTAAAACGTGACGCTATGAGTGACATCGTGCTAAATAACCTTTTTAAATCAACCACGATGGAGAGTACTTTTGGCGTTATTATGCTTGCTATTAATAACAAAGAGCCAAAGGTATTTAACCTTATTGAGCTGCTTAAGCTATTTTTAAATCACAGAAAAACGGTCATCATTAGAAGAACGATATTTGAGCTTG
The DNA window shown above is from Campylobacter concisus and carries:
- the rfaE1 gene encoding D-glycero-beta-D-manno-heptose-7-phosphate kinase, encoding MANRVKILVVGDLMLDHYIWGSCDRISPEAPVQVVKINNETYTLGGAGNVVRNLLSLGANVSVASVLGDDEAGKKIREKLGELNVKDELILTEKGRKSSIKSRIMASHQQVVRIDKESVIKINLEDELVLKVKENLVNFKAVLLSDYGKGVLSEKVCQEIINECVKLKIPVLIDPKGSDYSKYKNATLLTPNKKEASEATNLKIKDKVELEKAIRKLKDELNLTYSIITISEEGIALYDDKLHIFAAKAKEVFDVTGAGDTVLATLGYMLANGADIKEAIKIANLAAAVVVAKIGSATASFSEIEQLLNSSFGANFEHKLKSVEELEEILSQKGKKKVVFTNGCFDILHAGHVKYLARARELGDLLVVGLNSDASVKRLKGEARPINSQDDRACVLSGLGFVDYVVIFDEDTPLNLITKIKPDVLVKGADYKDKEVVGSEIVKEVRLIDFVEGKSTTGIIKRIKDAKNNDKK
- the gmhA gene encoding D-sedoheptulose 7-phosphate isomerase, translated to MLKTMIKNELETHQKTFSEHVNLLDSLERACQMVADTLKNGKKVLICGNGGSAADAQHFAAELTGRYKSERQPLPGIALTTDTSALTAIGNDYGFDYVFSRQFEALAQSGDLLVAISTSGNSKNVLEAIKSAKKMGASVLGLSGKGGGAMNEGCDLNLVVSSNDTARIQESHIFFIHTICQAVDEAFRS
- a CDS encoding SseB family protein, with the protein product MQEAMDKFLNDPSQQNEINLISALKKATFFAPVLLNQALAKPDGGVVYEEEGSNIKFILLEDENEKRSYFPAFTSKEAMKLWRNDSEQESIEIGLKEYLAMLKESSYAGVVVDAFSYDFILKKEQIARILD